In Puntigrus tetrazona isolate hp1 chromosome 22, ASM1883169v1, whole genome shotgun sequence, one genomic interval encodes:
- the si:ch1073-335m2.2 gene encoding msx2-interacting protein produces the protein MVRETRHLWVGNLPEHVREEKIVEHFKRYGRVESVKVLRKRGSEGGVAAFVDFVDIKSAQKAHNAVNKMGDRDLRTDYNEPGSVPSAVRGLEDGTPSSSHAREVAGFSRSAVGPVYGPPVSLHTREGRYERRLDGSGSDSRERAYDHSPYGHHERGGSFDRPRHYNTDYYRDRTMFASGVSSSPAASTISGGFEAPESHFESRIRDPFTISSSARRDPYRDDRGRRADRTYHHRRSRSSHSSQSRHPSPQRSAGQTPKAAHSPKRAAVSPGRGPRSRSRSPSSSSDSVSSTSSTGSGSSDSNSSSSEGSRARSVQSTATHAPPAPPVLALDSDEPRRSFGIRVQNLPTRSTDTSLKDGLFHEFKKYGKVTSVQIHGASEERYGLVFFRQQEDQEKALSVSKGKLFFGMLIEVTAWNGPETESENEFRPLDGRIDEFHPKATRTLFIGNLEKTTNYQQLLDVFQRFGEIVDIDIKRVNGVPQYAFVQYSDIASVCKAIKKMDGEYLGTNRLKLGFGKSMPTACVWLDGLTSNITEQYLTRHFCRYGPVVKVVFDRLKGMALILYNNTDFAQAAVRETKGWKIGGNKIKVDFASQESQMAFYRSMQASGQDIRDFYDISSDRRDERRTPYHDFSTERAYYENVRTPGIYAEDPRREYPGRSRDRYAELDHYQGDHYDPRYHEDPREYRDYRDPFEDIRKYSYIQRERERERERERFEAGRGRWSPSHQRRPLTPSASPSPSDRVSRDPERRVYRHSSERSGSCSSLSPAPAPFEKSEKSPVDYKSEGLEREMEQTEGVSERVSGAENKKRGRRKEKADREKGEKAKQRRGKVQSPSGPHSEVDREASLDLGSGKVKVSDIESQERQKHKGDKEPSPTDHVTRLESQKGERLDLCKSESLDRDGKSKAKKHLKSDSGSDGKDSLVDSVKLEARKRRFGDPGGKAIRQKRGRLEEDPGSGISQPADFAANAGFAKETDVDIKTEREVQKREHSKPRISSHYSQREELDGAMRGTSQGPSIRPGEVLEVDVLDSKSHPGPSMSRRFSTDATSDKDNKVRDEHIENIDLSQSYRKQMEQNRRLRQQLQPQDKPERPETPQGVDAEDLEHRSLVHEVGKPPQDVTDNSPPSKTKKQESFEMEMSAKRERIYRTVRQKSEDPEWNNTNSPRFQHAPQQREEDYADPHTQMTMREVKEASKPEDNAQTDQELGVKRMHASQMSKMSTSLQDEQQRRWESRLKQDLLPDFSRNAEKRRLNRKYFDYGLWPDLEPGEVRSDSEEDRENKPNSPAPSTSVSFTERHRPDRLSESKLTPSLERNKFCSFADDQTITPDTKALLERAKSLSSSREDNWSFLDYDSHFPSFRSRKDTEKVESAPRPTPSWYMKKKKIRSESDDKIDDRKEDPKPEEQEKRELFASRFLHSSIFEQDSRRLQHLERKHEDPEHGVGYLYSQQGPAEGQPDPEPVVLFHSRFLELTRLQQQKSKEQSHQDSKQDECVDATKVIKTPEEEQAPQQQNASEPSIQQAEIKSVSPVPVPQTSPVPVSQILPPVLAAEESLPTMEAEAVVSPTYNLLDSSMKEEDKESEQPTAQSLQPLLEQPSEPNSSECQESKIAAEESAFKADDSESAQDTNKVVAEQLPSNDMPTNNVQPEAELPGKFPESPSPLSHIPAEQQEKEPEPPVALESESNNTDDQKSADNYPAEEAVSPPPKSRNKRAKTSPTAPVTTTLPATPDKQSTRKSERIDKEKLKRSSSPRGETFKTTSDLKSLNKSPVHSMEIEQGTEQSSQSGRARRRNVRSVYATPFEDETVLQPGKDAESPRGARKRGVDRDVGSDVETVAVLPISRRGRPPKNRRLIEDVPAGKVDRSKSTESKELDGSETNSEGLSKVGKGKFSPHMQKGVGPGNASASGIGKKGDKMEKILESPKLITEENPPVLKNLRIRLDVTEVKAILQTSEEEPVTEGSPKNSSPGVSSKDEVLEAKFENDAMDDAKSERETLPAATKANEPHVASLARELELEQAVENIAKLTEDASTLQFKSNLTKAQRLIAEEPERDSEEEKPANQSSETELAAAIDSITSENTEQVISAVVESDSDVQSLGPSSKVSETCVSTAVVQEEAVTTPRKGCKGRTKTLKKGKGQKGAGNKKEPIKDVVLEAENIPVKSPESVPAELPTATERSPASTAIVITSSSKQGVSLPASNADTSNEPEPLKTEMDIPKSSPAISRSPTSSKYQPYSYKNTSPSLSPTSQTCLKNLSSYPGRPSVSPTERFHQPKEAGVLSPPLTSVAPMENPTLPSDTPAHDANSGDLRKILTKPRTVPVLEIGASSGNVHAHTLRESDTTPDVVTTSKSAPQDNRQPLVSAQPIVRQPASIPSPETKQIFSEKSVISVIASTPTSVISRVCNPPDSEEKPNSQIGNPFLDKQPPKQIYQPSLEESSTYHGPAVGEEGGNAGRYIVESTSLSTGSSTGLRVQTSEGVVVLSHSGQKMEGPLRISAKISQIPPASAVDIESQQLVSMPQIKQELYSASQPPSSKCPLPSDHGHSMKPQPNISTIKQESALEKLESAYAPVQSGVVKILQQTPGPSQVMSYHPTEYSMVMKHP, from the exons ATGGTTCGGGAAACCAGACACCTCTGGGTGGGAAATTTACCCGAACATGTTCGCGAGGAGAAGATCGTGGAACATTTTAAACG GTATGGCCGGGTGGAGAGCGTCAAGGTCCTGCGCAAGCGCGGCTCTGAGGGCGGCGTGGCGGCCTTCGTGGATTTCGTTGACATCAAGAGCGCCCAGAAGGCGCACAACGCCGTCAACAAAATGGGGGACAGGGACCTTCGCACCGATTACAATGAGCCGGGTTCAGTGCCCAGCGCCGTGCGGGGCCTGGAGGACGGCACCCCCTCGAGCAGTCACGCAAGGGAGGTTGCGGGGTTCTCGAGGAGCGCCGTGGGGCCGGTGTACGGGCCCCCGGTGTCTCTCCACACCAGAGAGGGGCGCTATGAACGCAGACTAGACGG CAGCGGCTCGGACAGCCGGGAGCGAGCGTATGATCACAGTCCGTACGGACACCACGAGCGCGGCGGCTCCTTCGATCGTCCGCGCCACTACAACACAGACTATTACCGGGACCGCACCATGTTCGCCTCTGGGGTTAGCTCCAGCCCGGCCGCCAGCACTATCAGCGGTGGCTTCGAGGCGCCGGAGTCTCACTTCGAGTCTCGGATTCGTGATCCCTTCACCATCTCCAGCTCGGCTCGGCGTGACCCGTACCGCGACGACAGGGGCCGGCGGGCAGACCGAACCTACCACCACCGACGGAGCCGGTCCTCGCACTCTTCTCAGTCGCGGCACCCGTCTCCCCAGAGGAGCGCCGGACAGACCCCTAAAGCTGCCCACTCGCCCAAGAGAGCAGCCGTGTCGCCCGGCCGGGGCCCGAGGTCCCGCTCGCGCAGCCCGTCTTCCAGCTCCGACTCCGTCAGCAGCACCAGCAGCACCGGCAGCGGCAG CAGTGATTCGAACAGCAGCTCGAGTGAAGGCTCGCGAGCGCGCTCAGTGCAGTCGACGGCCACCCACGCCCCTCCGGCTCCTCCCGTGCTCGCGCTGGACTCCGACGAGCCGCGGAGGAGCTTCGGCATCCGAGTCCAGAATCTCCCGACGCGATCCACAG ATACGAGTTTGAAAGACGGGCTCTTTCATGAGTTTAAGAAGTACGGTAAGGTGACTTCGGTGCAGATCCATGGCGCGTCGGAGGAGCGCTACGGCCTGGTGTTCTTCAGACAGCAGGAGGACCAAGAGAAGGCCCTCAGCGTGTCCAAGGGCAAGCTCTTCTTCGGGATGCTGATTGAGGTCACGGCCTGGAACGGCCCCG AGACGGAGAGTGAGAACGAGTTTCGGCCCCTGGATGGACGCATCGACGAGTTCCACCCGAAGGCCACTCGTACGCTGTTCATTGGAAATCTGGAGAAGACCACCAACTATCAGCAGCTGCTCGATGTCTTCCAGCGCTTCGGGGAGATAGTG GATATCGATATCAAGAGGGTGAACGGTGTTCCCCAGTATGCCTTTGTTCAGTACTCTGATATCGCAAGCGTTTGTAAAGCCATTAAGAAAATGGATGGAGAGTATCTCGGCACCAACAGACTGAAG CTTGGCTTTGGAAAGAGTATGCCAACAGCGTGTGTGTGGCTGGACGGCTTGACCTCAAATATCACAGAACAGTACCTCACACGACATTTCTGTCGATACGGGCCGGTGGTGAAG gttgtGTTTGATAGGTTAAAAGGAATGGCTCTTATTCTATACAACAACACAGATTTTGCCCAAGCAGCTGTTAGAGAAACCAAAGGATGGAAGATAGGAGGAAACAAAATTAAG GTTGATTTTGCCAGTCAGGAGAGTCAAATGGCTTTCTATCGATCTATGCAGGCATCAGGCCAGGACATTCGTGATTTTTATGATATTTCATCAGATCGCAG ggATGAACGAAGAACACCTTATCATGACTTTTCCACTGAGCGGGCATATTATGAGAATGTAAGGACTCCTGGAATTTATGCTGAAGACCCCCGTCGAGAGTACCCCGGTCGCAGTCGTGACCGCTACGCAGAGTTGGATCACTACCAAGGAGACCACTATGATCCCCGGTATCACGAAGACCCAAGGGAATACAGAGACTATCGAGACCCTTTTGAGGACATCAGGAAGTACAGCTATATCCAGCGGGAACGAGAACGTGAACGGGAGCGGGAGCGCTTTGAGGCCGGGCGAGGTCGGTGGAGCCCATCTCATCAGCGACGTCCCCTAACTCCCTCTGCTTCGCCGTCACCATCGGATCGTGTGTCGCGAGACCCCGAAAGACGTGTGTACAGACACTCCTCTGAAAGATCTGGAAGCTGCAGCTCGCTGTCTCCGGCCCCGGCTCCTTTTGAGAAGTCTGAGAAATCTCCTGTAGATTACAAATCAGAAGGACTGGAGAGAGAAATGGAGCAGACTGAGGGCGTGAGTGAGCGTGTGAGTGGGGCTGAGAACAAGAAGCGTGGCAGACGCAAGGAGAAGGCTGATAGAGAGAAGGGAGAGAAAGCTAAGCAAAGGAGAGGGAAAGTGCAGTCTCCCAGCGGACCTCATTCTGAAGTGGATAGAGAGGCTAGTCTGGATTTGGGATCTGGGAAGGTTAAGGTTTCCGATATAGAGAGTCAAGAAAGACAGAAGCATAAAGGGGACAAAGAGCCTTCCCCTACTGACCATGTAACTCGCCTTGAGTCTCAAAAGGGAGAGCGGCTTGATCTGTGTAAAAGCGAGTCGCTAGACAGGGATGGCAAAAGCAAggcaaaaaagcatttaaagtcTGACTCCGGTAGTGACGGCAAAGACTCCCTTGTAGATTCTGTCAAACTTGAAGCAAGAAAGAGGCGGTTTGGCGATCCCGGTGGGAAAGCAATACGGCAAAAACGGGGTCGTCTGGAGGAAGATCCAGGTTCTGGGATAAGCCAACCTGCTGACTTTGCTGCAAACGCAGGATTTGCAAAAGAGACAGATGTTGAtataaaaacagagagagaggttCAGAAAAGAGAACACTCCAAACCCAGGATTAGCTCTCATTACAGTCAAAGGGAAGAGCTGGATGGTGCAATGAGAGGGACGTCTCAGGGCCCGTCAATAAGACCAGGTGAAGTGCTTGAGGTGGATGTTTTGGACTCAAAATCTCACCCTGGGCCGAGCATGTCTAGACGATTTTCAACAGATGCCACCTCAGATAAGGACAATAAAGTAAGGGATGAACATATAGAAAATATTGACCTCTCTCAGAGTTACCGGAAACAGATGGAGCAAAACCGACGGCTACGGCAGCAGCTACAGCCACAGGATAAACCAGAGAGGCCAGAAACTCCTCAAGGTGTAGATGCGGAAGATCTTGAACATCGAAGCCTGGTGCATGAGGTCGGCAAGCCTCCACAGGATGTAACTGATAATTCGCCTCCAAGTAAGACCAAGAAACAAGAGTCCTTTGAGATGGAAATGAGTGCTAAGAGAGAAAGGATTTACCGAACAGTCCGGCAGAAGAGTGAAGACCCTGAGTGGAATAACACAAACTCTCCAAGGTTTCAGCATGCGCCTCAACAAAGAGAGGAAGACTATGCAGATCCTCATACTCAAATGACTATGAGAGAAGTAAAAGAAGCATCAAAACCTGAGGATAATGCTCAGACAGATCAGGAGCTTGGTGTTAAACGGATGCATGCCTCACAGATGTCAAAGATGAGTACGTCTTTACAAGACGAGCAGCAAAGACGCTGGGAGAGTCGACTGAAGCAAGACTTGTTACCAGACTTTTCAAGGAACGCTGAGAAAAGACGGCTCAATCGGAAGTACTTTGATTACGGACTTTGGCCTGATTTGGAACCTGGTGAAGTGCGATCTGACTCTGAAGAAGATAGAGAAAATAAGCCCAACTCTCCTGCGCCATCAACATCAGTATCCTTCACTGAAAGACATCGTCCAGACAGATTATCAGAGTCCAAGCTGACACCCTCTCTAGAGAGAAacaaattctgttcttttgcgGATGATCAGACAATCACACCGGATACTAAAGCTTTGTTAGAACGTGCAAAGTCTTTGTCATCATCAAGGGAAGACAACTGGTCTTTCCTCGATTATGATTCGCACTTCCCCAGTTTTCGAAGCAGAAAGGACACCGAGAAGGTGGAGTCCGCACCACGACCAACTCCTTCATGGtacatgaagaagaaaaaaattcgAAGTGAGTCTGATGACAAAATTGATGACAGGAAAGAAGATCCAAAACCAGAAGAACAGGAGAAGAGAGAGTTGTTTGCTTCACGTTTTTTGCACAGTTCTATTTTTGAGCAAGATTCAAGGCGTCTCCAGCATCTGGAACGAAAACATGAGGACCCTGAACATGGTGTTGGATATCTGTACTCTCAGCAAGGCCCAGCAGAAGGGCAGCCTGATCCAGAACCAGTTGTGCTTTTCCATAGCCGCTTTTTAGAACTAACAAGGTTGCAGCAACAAAAGAGTAAAGAACAAAGCCATCAAGATTCCAAGCAAGATGAATGCGTAGATGCAACCAAAGTAATTAAAACACCGGAGGAAGAACAAGCACCACAGCAGCAAAATGCTTCTGAACCTAGTATCCAACAAGCTGAGATTAAATCAGTTAGTCCTGTTCCGGTTCCTCAGACCAGTCCTGTTCCAGTTTCTCAAATATTACCACCTGTTTTAGCAGCCGAAGAATCCTTGCCAACAATGGAAGCTGAAGCTGTTGTTAGTCCAACCTATAATTTGCTTGATTCTTCTATGAAAGAGGAAGATAAAGAGTCTGAACAGCCCACAGCTCAGTCATTGCAGCCTTTGCTTGAGCAACCCTCAGAACCCAATTCTTCAGAATGCCAGGAGTCGAAGATTGCTGCAGAGGAGTCTGCATTTAAAGCTGATGACTCTGAAAGTGCTCAGGACACCAATAAAGTAGTTGCAGAACAGCTCCCAAGCAATGACATGCCAACCAATAATGTACAGCCAGAGGCTGAGCTTCCAGGGAAGTTTCCTGAATCACCAAGTCCCCTCTCACATATCCCTGCTGAGCAACAGGAAAAAGAACCTGAGCCACCTGTGGCACTGGAGTCTGAATCTAATAACACAGATGATCAGAAAAGCGCTGATAATTATCCAGCTGAAGAAGCAGTGTCACCCCCTCCAAAATCAAGAAATAAAAGAGCCAAAACCTCACCTACTGCACCAGTAACAACGACTCTGCCTGCTACGCCAGACAAACAAAGCACTCGCAAAAGTGAGCGCATTGACAAAGAGAAGCTCAAACGTTCATCTTCTCCTAGAGGAGAGACATTCAAGACAACatcagatttaaaatcattaaataagtCACCTGTGCATAGCATGGAAATTGAACAAGGTACAGAGCAGAGTTCACAGTCCGGTAGGGCAAGACGTAGAAATGTGCGTTCTGTCTATGCTACACCGTTTGAAGATGAAACCGTTCTGCAACCCGGAAAAGATGCAGAATCACCTCGTGGTGCACGGAAGCGTGGGGTAGACAGAGATGTAGGTTCTGATGTAGAGACTGTTGCTGTACTACCGATCTCGAGACGGGGACGTCCCCCTAAAAATCGACGCCTAATAGAGGATGTACCAGCAGGCAAAGTAGATCGCTCAAAATCAACAGAATCTAAAGAATTGGATGGCAGTGAAACAAACAGTGAGGGGCTTTCCAAAGTGGGTAAAGGCAAATTTTCACCCCACATGCAAAAAGGAGTCGGCCCAGGAAATGCATCAGCATCTGGAATTGGAAAGAAAGGAGACAAAATGGAGAAAATATTGGAAAGTCCCAAACTTATTACTGAAGAAAACCCTCCTGTTCTTAAAAACCTTAGAATTCGTCTTGATGTGACAGAAGTAAAGGCAATACTTCAGACTAGCGAAGAAGAACCGGTAACTGAAGGGTCTCCCAAAAACAGCTCTCCTGGTGTGTCCTCAAAGGATGAGGTACTAGAAGCTAAATTTGAAAATGATGCCATGGATGATGCTAAAAGTGAAAGGGAAACTTTGCCTGCTGCAACAAAAGCCAACGAACCACATGTAGCTTCGTTGGCCCGAGAGTTGGAGCTTGAGCAGGCTGTTGAGAATATTGCCAAGCTCACAGAAGATGCTTCTACTCTTCAATTTAAAAGTAACCTGACAAAGGCACAGCGTCTGATAGCTGAAGAACCAGAGCGTGACTCAGAAGAAGAAAAGCCTGCAAATCAATCTAGTGAAACAGAGCTTGCTGCTGCTATAGATTCTATCACATCGGAGAACACAGAACAAGTCATAAGCGCTGTTGTAGAATCAGATTCTGATGTGCAGAGTCTTGGGCCCAGTTCAAAAGTATCTGAAACCTGTGTTAGCACAGCAGTCGTTCAGGAGGAGGCAGTAACCACTCCTAGAAAAGGGTGTAAAGGCAGaacaaaaactttaaagaaGGGTAAAGGCCAAAAGGGTGCTGGAAACAAAAAGGAACCCATCAAAGATGTAGTTTTGGAAGCTGAAAATATTCCTGTGAAGTCACCAGAATCTGTACCTGCAGAGCTTCCAACAGCCACAGAAAGATCACCAGCAAGTACAGCCATTGTTATTACTTCCTCATCCAAGCAGGGTGTAAGTTTACCAGCTTCTAATGCGGACACTTCGAATGAACCAGAGCCTCTCAAAACTGAGATGGACATCCCAAAATCCTCTCCAGCGATCAGCAGAAGCCCAACGTCATCCAAGTACCAGCCTTATTCATACAAGAACACATCTCCCTCTCTATCTCCAACCTCTCAAACCTGTCTCAAAAACTTGTCCTCATACCCAGGCAGGCCATCTGTTTCCCCAACAGAGCGTTTCCATCAGCCGAAAGAAGCTGGGGTCCTCTCTCCTCCGCTGACCTCTGTAGCCCCAATGGAGAACCCTACATTACCTTCAGACACCCCTGCTCATGATGCCAACTCGGGTGATTTGCGCAAAATCCTCACAAAGCCTAGAACTGTCCCAGTGTTGGAAATCGGTGCCTCTTCTGGAAATGTGCACGCCCATACTTTAAGAGAAAGTGACACTACACCTGATGTGGTGACCACCAGCAAGAGTGCTCCTCAAGATAACAGGCAACCCCTTGTTTCAGCCCAACCTATAGTTCGACAGCCTGCTTCTATACCATCCCCAGAAACTAAACAGATCTTCAGTGAGAAGTCAGTGATTTCAGTTATTGCTTCTACTCCTACCTCTGTCATCAGTCGTGTTTGCAATCCCCCAGACTCAGAGGAGAAGCCAAACTCTCAGATTGGTAATCCCTTTCTTGACAAACAACCACCAAAACAGATTTACCAGCCAAGCTTGGAGGAAAGCAGTACGTACCATGGTCCAGCCGTTGGTGAGGAAGGTGGAAATGCAGGTCGCTATATAGTGGAGAGCACGTCTTTGAGTACAGGTTCTAGCACAGGTTTGAGAGTTCAGACATCTGAAGGTGTGGTGGTGCTGAGTCATTCTGGCCAGAAAATGGAGGGACCACTTCGCATAAGTGCCAAAATCAGTCAGATCCCACCTGCCAGTGCTGTGGACATAGAGTCACAGCAGCTGGTGTCAATGCCACAGATCAAGCAGGAACTTTACAGTGCCTCCCAGCCGCCGTCTTCCAAATGCCCACTTCCTTCTGATCATGGGCATTCAATGAAACCCCAACCAAACATCTCCACGATTAAGCAGGAATCTGCACTGGAGAAGTTAGAGTCTGCCTACGCTCCGGTTCAAAGTGGAGTTGTTAAAATACTGCAGCAGACACCTGGCCCTTCACAGGTTATGAGTTACCATCCTACAGAATACTCAATGGTGATGAAGCACCCTTAA
- the fblim1 gene encoding filamin-binding LIM protein 1 codes for MASAAPQKRMVSSVFITLASPFRATLTPTAHVHSAPCRRDTHTPDVTVLLRNSSVIVDVISVLSSAPPDPDDLPLLTPPPHDPHVSEPRPQESSAGKAQLRSAPSAGRDVNEPSSDVCGFCRKPVPLSEPAIEALNRTYHAVCFQCRQCHAPLAAKIYYNRSGIPLCEACYQASLEPCWACGDVIKDHVIRALERAYHPPCFVCTTCRQPIGEQRFAQGEVGEVYCLQDYYRKYAPQCRACGELIIPREDGTDSFTVECLGHSYHEDCYRCEVCAVLLSPEPNESGCHPLDGQVLCKACHVSLTQNAQR; via the exons ATGGCGTCGGCGGCCCCTCAGAAGAGGATGGTGTCGTCGGTCTTCATCACTCTGGCGTCTCCGTTCAGAGCCACGCTCACGCCGACGGCTCACGTTCACAGCGCCCCCTGCagacgagacacacacactccggacg TTACTGTGTTACTGAGGAATAGTTCAGTGATTGTTGATGTGATATCAGTCCTGAGCAGCGCTCCTCCTGACCCTGATGACCTCCCTCTGCTGACTCCTCCTCCTCATGAccccca tgtctctgagccCAGACCgcag GAGAGCTCAGCGGGGAAAGCTCAGCTTCGGTCGGCGCCCTCTGCTGGAAGAGACGTGAACGAACCTTCATCTG atgtgTGTGGATTCTGTCGTAAGCCGGTGCCTCTGTCTGAACCTGCCATCGAGGCTCTGAACCGAACGTACCACGCCGTGTGCTTCCAGTGCCGTCAGTGCCACGCTCCGCTGGCCGCCAAGATCTACTACAACAGATCTGGCATCCCGCTGTGTGAGGCCTGCTACCAG GCCAGTCTGGAGCCGTGCTGGGCGTGCGGTGATGTCATCAAAGATCATGTGATCCGAGCGCTGGAGCGAGCCTATCACCCGCCCTGTTTCGTCTGCACCACGTGCCGGCAGCCAATCGGAGAGCAGAGGTTTGCGCAGGGCGAAGTGGGCGAGGTTTACTGCCTTCAGGACTACTACAG GAAGTACGCTCCGCAGTGTCGTGCATGTGGAGAACTGATCATCCCTCGGGAAGACGGGACCGACAGCTTCACGGTGGAGTGTTTGGGTCACTCGTACCACGAGGACTGCTACCgctgtgag gtgtgtgctGTGCTTCTGTCTCCGGAGCCGAACGAGAGCGGCTGTCATCCTCTGGACGGACAGGTGTTGTGTAAAGCGTGTCACGTGTCTCTGACGCAGAACGCCCAGCGCTAA
- the prkar2ab gene encoding protein kinase, cAMP-dependent, regulatory, type II, alpha, B codes for MSASVPAGLTELLKGYTLEVLRRRPADLLEFAVLYFTRLREQRSSSRRSPVTRGEAFDRSSSGGEDEEEQRREEEEEEEEVAPPPSKCNRRVSVCAEAYNPDEDEDEGSDQRVVHPKTDAQRQRLQEACRDILLFKTLEQDQFAEVLDSMFEVLVKPGECIINQGDDGDNFYVIERGVFEIVIQKDGVSRCVGCYDHKGSFGELALMYNTPRAATIRASQEGALWALDRATFHRLIVKNNAKKRKMYETFIESAPLLKSLQLSERMKIVDVVGMKTFSDGELIIRQGDSADCFYIVESGEVKIMIRSKTQAGQRSQREVEVARCSRGQYFGELALVTNKPRAASVYAAGETKCLVIDVQAFERLLGSCKEILKRNIHQYEQQLLAVFGSSVDLKH; via the exons ATGAGCGCCTCGGTTCCGGCGGGTCTGACCGAGCTCCTGAAGGGCTACACGCTGGAGGTGCTGCGGCGGAGACCCGCGGACCTGCTGGAGTTCGCCGTGCTCTACTTCACCCGCCTGCGGGAGCAGCGCAGCTCCAGCCGCCGTTCTCCGGTGACCCGCGGAGAGGCCTTCGACCGGAGCTCCAGCGGCGGAGAGGACGAGGAGGAACAGAGacgagaagaggaggaggaagaagaagaag taGCTCCTCCACCCAGTAAATGCAACAGACGTGTATcag TGTGTGCGGAGGCGTATAACcctgatgaagatgaagatgagggCAGCGACCAGAGGGTGGTTCATCCTAAAACTGATGCTCAGCGGCAGCGACTACAGGAGGCCTGCAGAGACATACTGCTCTTCAAAACCCTCGAGCAG GATCAGTTCGCTGAGGTGTTGGACAGCATGTTTGAGGTGCTGGTCAAACCGGGCGAGTGTATCATCAATCAGGGCGACGACGGCGATAACTTCTACGTCATAGAGAG GGGTGTGTTTGAGATCGTGATTCAGAAGGACGGCGTGAGTCGATGCGTGGGCTGCTACGATCATAAAGGCAGCTTCGGAGAGCTGGCCCTGATGTACAATACACCACGGGCCGCCACCATCAGGGCCAGCCAGGAGGGGGCGCTGTGGGCGCTG GACAGAGCCACTTTCCACAGACTCATCGTGAAAAATAACGCAAAGAAGAGGAAGATGTACGAGACTTTCATCGAGAGCGCTCCTCTGCTCAAGTCTCTGCAG CTATCGGAGCGCATGAAGATCGTGGACGTGGTTGGGATGAAGACGTTCAGCGATGGCGAGCTAATCATACGTCAG GGAGATTCGGCCGACTGCTTCTACATCGTGGAGTCTGGAGAAGTCAAGATCATGATCCGAAGCAAA ACTCAggcaggtcagaggtcacagcgGGAGGTGGAGGTCGCGCGCTGCTCCAGGGGTCAGTATTTCGGCGAGCTGGCGCTGGTCACCAATAAGCCGCGAGCGGCGTCTGTTTACGCAGCAGGAGAGACTAAGTGTTTAG TGATCGACGTGCAGGCCTTCGAGCGTCTGCTGGGCTCCTGTAAGGAGATTCTGAAGAGGAACATCCATCAGTACGAGCAGCAGCTGCTGGCCGTGTTCGGCTCCAGCGTCGACCTCAAACACTGA